A genomic window from Streptomyces sp. MST-110588 includes:
- a CDS encoding GNAT family protein, translated as MNAPWPVVLADGDTALRPIKLRDQKAWREVNRRNRDWLRPWEATIPPPPPGALAPSRPTYRQMVRHLRAEAHAGRMLPFVVEHRGRLAGQLTVAGITWGSMCSGHIGYWVDQAVAGRGVIPTAVALAVDHCFRTVGLHRIEVCIRPENGPSRRVVEKLGFREEGLRPRYLHIDGAWRDHLVFALTAEEVPEGLLNRWRREKPGAPYK; from the coding sequence CTGAACGCGCCCTGGCCGGTCGTGCTGGCGGACGGCGACACCGCCCTCCGCCCCATAAAGCTGCGTGACCAAAAGGCGTGGCGCGAGGTCAACCGCCGCAACCGTGACTGGCTGCGCCCGTGGGAGGCGACGATTCCGCCGCCCCCGCCCGGCGCGCTGGCCCCCAGCCGCCCCACCTACCGCCAGATGGTCCGCCATCTGCGGGCCGAGGCCCACGCCGGCCGGATGCTGCCCTTCGTCGTGGAGCACCGCGGCCGGCTGGCCGGGCAACTGACGGTCGCCGGGATCACCTGGGGCTCGATGTGTTCGGGCCACATCGGCTACTGGGTCGACCAGGCGGTGGCCGGACGCGGCGTCATACCCACCGCCGTCGCGCTGGCGGTGGACCACTGCTTCCGTACGGTGGGCCTGCACCGCATCGAGGTCTGCATCCGCCCGGAGAACGGGCCGAGCCGGCGGGTCGTGGAGAAACTCGGCTTCCGCGAGGAGGGGCTGCGGCCCCGCTACCTGCACATCGACGGCGCCTGGCGGGACCACCTGGTATTCGCGCTGACGGCGGAGGAGGTGCCCGAGGGGCTGCTCAACCGCTGGCGCAGGGAGAAGCCCGGCGCCCCCTATAAATAA
- a CDS encoding SGNH/GDSL hydrolase family protein, with protein MRTSVITAVCFSMAAAAGALALTPRPAAAGSTGAAAKDTAAVSLGDSFISGEAGRWYGNATGPDSKTDLWGTDGAVKSCDSTGTNCVKDRTLVYDNSSTLKCHRSLQVAEIVTANLPDIKRRVNLACSGAISKNIWRDGTKQYPPEETQNARLEQTAQLHNVKLIVLSVGGNDLKFSKIIKECAEHYVKFWRGECHTSAQEKVKKAIGEVEQNVKKTINDVRKVMEDAKYKKDSYRFILQSYPSPLPGKNNFRGYTGRYDRIQHGCPFHSRDAEWARNELTKDLSERYAKIVDAVNKDTDRTKVRFLDLRDALNGHEACNLLSREASSANNRFHRIAPAESDWVRSVDYQEKQGETDESMHPNAYGQMALGVCLGRAYSLNSDARCTAVPRQGLSAIRVEKKR; from the coding sequence ATGAGAACGTCCGTCATCACCGCCGTGTGTTTCTCCATGGCGGCAGCAGCCGGGGCACTGGCGCTGACACCACGGCCGGCAGCCGCAGGCTCGACGGGAGCTGCGGCGAAAGACACCGCCGCGGTCTCTCTCGGGGACAGTTTCATCTCCGGTGAGGCAGGGCGCTGGTACGGCAACGCGACCGGCCCGGACAGCAAGACCGATCTGTGGGGTACGGACGGCGCCGTCAAGTCGTGCGACAGCACCGGCACGAACTGTGTCAAGGACCGGACCTTGGTGTACGACAACTCCTCGACGCTGAAATGCCACCGCTCCCTGCAAGTCGCCGAAATCGTCACGGCCAACCTTCCCGACATCAAGAGACGCGTCAATCTGGCGTGCTCGGGCGCCATCTCGAAGAACATCTGGCGGGACGGAACAAAGCAGTATCCGCCGGAGGAAACACAGAATGCACGGCTGGAGCAGACAGCACAGCTGCACAACGTCAAACTGATCGTACTGTCCGTCGGAGGAAATGATCTGAAGTTTTCCAAGATCATCAAGGAATGTGCCGAGCATTATGTGAAGTTCTGGCGTGGCGAATGCCACACCTCCGCCCAAGAAAAAGTGAAGAAGGCCATCGGGGAGGTGGAGCAAAACGTCAAGAAGACGATCAATGACGTGCGGAAGGTGATGGAGGACGCGAAATACAAGAAAGACTCCTACCGATTCATCCTGCAGTCCTATCCCTCGCCACTACCAGGCAAGAACAACTTCCGCGGCTACACCGGGCGCTACGATCGCATACAGCACGGCTGCCCTTTCCACAGCCGCGATGCCGAGTGGGCGCGCAACGAGCTGACGAAAGACCTGTCCGAGCGCTACGCGAAAATCGTCGACGCCGTGAACAAGGACACCGACCGCACAAAGGTGCGGTTCCTTGACCTCCGGGACGCCCTGAACGGGCACGAGGCATGCAACCTGCTGAGCCGCGAGGCGTCGTCGGCGAACAACCGGTTCCACCGGATCGCACCGGCCGAGAGCGATTGGGTCCGCTCGGTGGACTACCAGGAAAAGCAGGGTGAAACAGACGAGTCGATGCACCCGAATGCCTACGGCCAGATGGCGCTCGGCGTGTGTCTGGGCCGGGCCTACAGCCTCAACTCAGACGCCCGGTGCACGGCCGTCCCTCGACAGGGGCTGAGCGCCATCCGCGTCGAAAAGAAGCGATAA
- a CDS encoding BtrH N-terminal domain-containing protein, giving the protein MTMVKHVDARGAQHCETATLGVLLRHEGLDLSEPMLFGLGSGLSFIYWDSKNLDFPFLGGRVKPFELTRNLAARLGLELSVQETGSARRAWENVTGPLGAGRPVGLQLDSYYLDYFGSRMHFGGHVVAMYGYDESDAYLVDTEQQGGAVSTSLTSLARARSARGPMAAKHRSFTLSAPGGLPSPQERIVSAITVCADAFLHPPIANSGHRGIEKAGKLVPTWFRRTEDPQRDLPQAAVLMERGGTGGALFRNLYRDFLAECAELVVDGSGVRSALRSGHRLYGEAAVLWTEVAALIDEAGRSGDARCLVRAGTVLGDVSRVEREAMQVLSRLQG; this is encoded by the coding sequence ATGACCATGGTGAAGCACGTCGATGCCCGTGGTGCGCAGCACTGTGAGACCGCGACGCTAGGGGTGCTGTTGCGGCATGAGGGGCTCGATCTGTCCGAACCGATGCTTTTCGGTCTTGGCTCCGGGCTGTCGTTCATCTACTGGGACAGCAAGAACTTGGACTTCCCCTTTCTCGGTGGACGGGTGAAGCCTTTCGAGCTCACCAGGAATCTGGCCGCCCGGCTCGGGTTGGAGCTGTCGGTCCAGGAGACCGGCTCGGCCCGCAGGGCGTGGGAGAACGTGACGGGGCCTCTCGGCGCGGGGCGTCCCGTCGGATTGCAGCTCGACAGTTACTACTTGGATTACTTCGGGTCGAGGATGCACTTCGGCGGTCATGTTGTCGCCATGTACGGGTACGACGAAAGCGATGCCTATCTGGTGGACACGGAACAGCAGGGCGGAGCCGTGTCCACCAGCTTGACGAGCCTCGCCCGGGCCAGGTCCGCCCGTGGGCCGATGGCCGCCAAACACCGGTCCTTCACTCTCAGCGCTCCTGGGGGCCTGCCCTCCCCGCAGGAGCGGATCGTTTCCGCCATCACGGTCTGTGCCGACGCCTTTCTGCATCCGCCCATCGCCAATTCGGGTCACCGGGGCATCGAAAAGGCCGGCAAGCTGGTGCCCACGTGGTTCCGGCGTACGGAGGATCCGCAGCGGGATCTGCCGCAGGCCGCTGTCCTGATGGAGAGGGGCGGCACCGGCGGCGCCCTGTTCCGCAATCTCTACCGCGACTTCCTCGCCGAATGCGCCGAGCTGGTGGTCGACGGCAGCGGAGTACGTAGCGCATTGCGCAGCGGGCATCGGCTGTACGGCGAGGCGGCCGTGCTGTGGACGGAAGTGGCGGCATTGATCGACGAAGCGGGGCGGTCGGGTGATGCGCGGTGCCTCGTACGAGCGGGTACGGTCCTCGGTGATGTGTCACGGGTCGAGCGGGAGGCCATGCAGGTGCTCAGTCGCCTACAGGGGTGA
- a CDS encoding LysR substrate-binding domain-containing protein — MELRQLEYLVAVVEEASFTKAAAKLHVAQSGVSAQVRQLEREFGQRLLDRSGRTVRPTRAGEAVLPYAIAALDAVAGARFSVDELTGLLRGRVVMGMVSTWHPLGLPPLLAAFHRAHPGVEITLSEATSDHLLEALHQGRVDAAIIAVLPRSATPPGITTHVVADQPLVAAVALDDELASADSVALAELRDRSLMSLPRGTGLRARLDQACAEVNITPRIAFETGNPWALAELAAEGLGVAILPYALAAHHPGRLHLLPIRRPEIRAQLALAWREGKPLNPAARALITHLKNGLPTEAAASRPPH, encoded by the coding sequence ATGGAACTCAGGCAGTTGGAATACCTGGTGGCCGTGGTGGAAGAGGCCAGCTTCACCAAGGCGGCGGCGAAGCTGCATGTGGCGCAGTCCGGCGTCAGCGCACAGGTACGTCAGTTGGAGCGCGAGTTCGGCCAGCGGCTGCTGGACCGCTCGGGCCGTACCGTACGGCCCACCAGGGCGGGCGAGGCGGTCCTCCCGTACGCGATCGCGGCGCTCGACGCGGTGGCCGGTGCCAGATTCTCGGTGGACGAGCTGACCGGGCTGCTGCGCGGCCGGGTGGTGATGGGCATGGTGTCCACCTGGCACCCGCTCGGCCTGCCGCCGCTGCTCGCGGCGTTCCACCGCGCCCACCCGGGCGTGGAGATCACCCTCAGCGAGGCCACCTCGGACCACCTTCTGGAGGCGCTGCACCAGGGCCGGGTCGACGCCGCCATCATTGCCGTACTCCCCCGGTCCGCCACACCGCCCGGCATCACCACCCATGTCGTGGCCGATCAGCCACTGGTGGCCGCCGTCGCCCTGGACGACGAGCTGGCGTCCGCGGACTCCGTGGCCCTGGCGGAGCTGCGCGACCGCTCCTTGATGAGCCTGCCGCGCGGCACCGGCCTGCGCGCCCGTCTCGACCAGGCGTGCGCCGAAGTCAACATCACTCCCAGGATCGCGTTCGAGACGGGCAACCCCTGGGCCCTGGCCGAACTGGCCGCCGAGGGCCTCGGCGTCGCGATCCTGCCGTACGCGCTGGCCGCCCACCACCCCGGGCGGCTCCACCTCCTCCCCATCCGCCGCCCCGAAATCCGCGCTCAACTGGCCCTGGCCTGGCGCGAGGGCAAACCCCTGAACCCCGCCGCCCGCGCCCTGATCACCCACCTCAAAAACGGCCTGCCCACGGAAGCGGCAGCCAGTCGCCCACCCCACTGA
- a CDS encoding FAD-dependent monooxygenase, whose protein sequence is MSTDVLIAGAGIGGLTAALSLHAAGIGATVVERVREIRPLGVGINLQPHAVRELIELGLGDELAAIAVPTAEHRYVDQYGTTLFTEPRGKACGYRWPQYSIHRGELQTLLLEAVCDRLGPQAVRTGVQVEGVEGAEKGEGGECGEGGERGGRVRVRVTDRSTGAVSHLTAGLLIGADGLHSAVRTALHPGEGPLLWSGVRMWRGVIETDRFLNGRTAVIATGESGAAGVSGTAASHATAASHATAAPHATAGVPGAQFLAYPISRTADDRGRSLVNWVAMIAVTAPQPLDATAVDWNAPARPEDVLPHFDGWRVGDRRVRDLITGSRTLLRYPMVDRDPLPRWGEGRVTLLGDAAHPMYPVGANGASQAVLDARVLAHRLATAPDIATALAAYESERRTATARIVHANRRMHRSEHTVRDGIAATTAAYRQATGSDVADLNNRPSLSVA, encoded by the coding sequence GTGAGTACCGACGTGTTGATCGCGGGAGCGGGGATCGGCGGCCTGACCGCCGCCCTCAGTCTGCATGCCGCGGGCATCGGGGCCACCGTCGTCGAGCGCGTCCGCGAGATCCGCCCCCTGGGCGTCGGCATCAATCTGCAGCCGCACGCCGTACGGGAACTCATCGAACTGGGCCTGGGTGACGAACTCGCCGCCATCGCCGTCCCCACCGCGGAACATCGATATGTCGACCAGTACGGCACCACCCTCTTCACCGAGCCACGCGGCAAGGCGTGCGGCTATCGCTGGCCGCAGTACTCCATCCACCGGGGCGAGTTGCAGACGCTGCTGCTGGAGGCCGTATGCGACCGGCTCGGCCCGCAGGCGGTGCGTACCGGCGTCCAGGTCGAAGGAGTCGAAGGAGCTGAGAAGGGGGAGGGCGGCGAGTGCGGGGAGGGCGGTGAGCGCGGTGGTCGGGTACGGGTGCGCGTCACCGACCGGTCCACCGGGGCGGTCTCGCACCTGACCGCCGGACTGCTGATCGGCGCCGATGGGCTGCACTCGGCGGTACGTACCGCACTCCACCCCGGCGAGGGACCGCTGCTGTGGTCGGGGGTGCGGATGTGGCGCGGGGTCATCGAGACCGACCGCTTTTTGAACGGCCGTACGGCGGTGATCGCCACCGGGGAGTCCGGAGCTGCCGGCGTCTCCGGGACCGCCGCGTCCCATGCAACTGCCGCATCCCACGCAACCGCCGCACCCCACGCAACCGCCGGAGTGCCCGGTGCCCAGTTCCTCGCCTACCCGATCTCCCGCACCGCCGATGACCGCGGCCGGTCCCTGGTCAACTGGGTCGCCATGATCGCCGTGACGGCGCCGCAGCCGCTCGACGCCACGGCGGTGGACTGGAACGCCCCCGCCCGCCCCGAGGACGTACTGCCCCACTTCGACGGCTGGCGGGTCGGCGACCGCCGGGTCCGCGACCTGATCACCGGCAGCCGGACGCTCCTGCGCTACCCCATGGTCGACCGCGATCCGCTGCCGCGCTGGGGCGAGGGCCGGGTGACGTTGCTGGGGGATGCCGCGCACCCGATGTACCCGGTCGGCGCCAACGGTGCCAGCCAAGCCGTCCTGGACGCCCGTGTCCTCGCCCACCGCCTGGCCACCGCGCCCGACATCGCCACGGCCCTGGCCGCGTACGAGTCGGAACGCCGTACGGCCACCGCCCGCATCGTCCACGCCAACCGCCGGATGCACCGCTCCGAGCACACCGTCCGCGACGGCATAGCCGCCACCACCGCCGCCTACCGGCAGGCGACCGGCAGCGACGTCGCCGACCTCAACAACCGCCCCTCCCTCTCCGTCGCCTGA
- a CDS encoding helix-turn-helix domain-containing protein, with amino-acid sequence MDATEPTESQEDVCRQVLDILALIGDKWSILVIGQLRDRTLRFGELHRAVTGISQRMLTLTLRQLERDGLLTRTVHAEVPPRVEYTLTALGTTLLDSAIALGEWATTHRREINTNRRRYDDTHPPRNRR; translated from the coding sequence ATGGACGCGACGGAGCCCACCGAGTCGCAGGAGGACGTGTGCCGGCAGGTGCTGGACATCCTCGCCCTCATCGGCGACAAGTGGAGCATTCTGGTCATCGGGCAACTCCGGGACCGAACCCTGCGCTTCGGTGAACTGCACCGTGCCGTCACCGGCATCTCACAGCGCATGCTCACCCTGACGCTGCGACAGCTCGAACGTGACGGACTGCTGACCCGTACCGTCCATGCCGAGGTTCCGCCACGCGTGGAGTACACCCTGACCGCACTCGGCACGACGTTGCTGGACTCCGCCATCGCCCTCGGGGAATGGGCCACCACACACCGGCGTGAGATCAACACCAACCGGCGCCGTTACGACGACACCCACCCGCCGCGGAACCGGCGCTGA
- a CDS encoding SDR family NAD(P)-dependent oxidoreductase produces the protein MKTLVVVGAGPGLGMGVARAFGRRGFRVGLIARTKEKLQALVDELTGLGVTASAFPADIRDRQSLTAALDAVRNALGPVDVLAFGPGPTAPVGGAARTTVAAVTAQFELQVLGR, from the coding sequence GTGAAGACGCTTGTTGTGGTGGGTGCGGGGCCGGGGCTGGGAATGGGGGTGGCCCGCGCGTTCGGCCGTCGGGGCTTCAGGGTCGGGCTGATCGCTCGTACGAAGGAGAAGCTGCAAGCCCTGGTTGACGAGCTGACCGGGCTGGGCGTGACCGCGTCCGCCTTTCCCGCCGACATCCGGGACCGGCAATCCCTGACCGCCGCTCTCGACGCGGTGCGCAACGCCCTGGGGCCGGTCGACGTGCTCGCGTTCGGCCCGGGCCCGACCGCGCCGGTCGGCGGGGCCGCGCGGACGACGGTGGCCGCGGTCACCGCGCAGTTCGAGTTGCAGGTGCTGGGGCGGTGA
- a CDS encoding amino acid adenylation domain-containing protein has product MTAPPYEQARDRRLHELFDEQAARDPGAVAARHHDRLLTYEELRVRSDALAARLHDSGVRPGTKVGVCGRRSLEALVAFLGVLKAGAAYVPLDDDLPPARLRAMAEDAEVRVVVLLPGSACRVRGLRARVELTPGGTPVPARAAGTAPPEAAGDALDCAYVMFTSGSTGRPKPVAIPHRGVVRLVLSEPRLPPPGPDDVVLHAYGLSSDASTIEIWAALLSGARLELVDREDLLSPPALERCLREGGVSIALLTTSVFHHMARSRPQGLGSLRFVSAGGEAMDADLARAVLRACPHTTVVNFYGPTENSVVSTFHFVRGLAPDAVSVPIGRPFGASTCYVLRPDGSQAGPGEEGELAVGGDGLALGYFGDRALTAERFVPSPFGSGERLYRTGDRVLRGPDGVLEHLGRLDRQLKLRGHRVEPDEVEARLRSHPHVGEAVVEPDAEARTLLAYVTPATPGAALPLDELRQHCAQWLPAAAVPQLIAMESLPVTSAGKVDRRRLVAGTPPYTGPRTEAGARTEAGARTVTNPGAVTDPSPDDRPGVRSAERPAGRPAGRPDDPRTAAHASGEPLADAVDAFEAVVTKAEAIVSEATTGQSARPSTEPFTATEPDCDTVHGLTDVLAEVWHTVLRVRPAPGDDFFLIGGDSLLAAEVVTRTVTVLGLDAAHGSTLVRALLNDATLAAYTRAVQAARDGAGSPSGASPSGPATTAADFARDAELGFALPPVTGPPPRPDRPSEVLLTGASGFVGAFLLDRLLRATGARVHCPVRAHSADHARRRVHAAFERYGLDTGVLSEARVVCFPFDLTAPRLGLEPTHADELGRRLDLVVHSAAQVNFLYPYAALRAANVEGTRELIRLAAPRRVPVHFLSTVAVLAGFGTAGTHEVREDDPLDHADRLTMGYAESKWVAEQLLRNAAREGLPVAVHRPYEITGDRRSGACNTETAICSLFKTIAETGLAPDIMLPMDFVPVDHVAEAIVHIATRHPADGRTHHHTNPRPAMLHDMLARMQAAGYRLRTLPYGAWVGELVRHVARNPTSATMPFVSLCVDRGNKADISVKEMYLRDTFPRLSRHNIEQALAGSGLHCPPVDAALLDRYLNYFFDSGYLPRPAGTSAPHPADTPAHST; this is encoded by the coding sequence ATGACCGCACCCCCGTACGAACAGGCCCGCGACCGGCGTCTGCACGAGCTCTTCGACGAGCAGGCGGCCCGCGACCCCGGAGCGGTGGCCGCGCGCCACCACGACCGCCTGCTGACCTATGAGGAGCTCCGCGTCCGCTCGGACGCGCTGGCCGCCCGCCTGCACGACAGCGGCGTACGGCCCGGCACGAAGGTCGGCGTCTGCGGCAGGCGTTCGCTGGAGGCCCTGGTCGCCTTCCTGGGTGTCCTGAAGGCGGGCGCCGCCTACGTACCCCTGGACGACGACCTGCCGCCGGCCCGGCTGCGGGCGATGGCCGAGGACGCCGAGGTGCGGGTCGTCGTGCTGCTGCCGGGCAGTGCCTGCCGGGTGCGCGGGCTGCGGGCCCGGGTCGAGCTGACGCCCGGCGGCACCCCGGTGCCGGCCCGGGCCGCCGGCACGGCACCCCCCGAGGCGGCCGGCGACGCCCTGGACTGCGCGTACGTCATGTTCACCTCAGGATCGACCGGCCGCCCCAAACCCGTGGCGATCCCGCACCGCGGCGTGGTGCGCCTGGTCCTGTCCGAGCCGCGGCTGCCCCCGCCCGGCCCGGACGACGTGGTCCTGCACGCCTACGGACTGTCCTCGGACGCCTCCACCATCGAGATCTGGGCCGCGCTGCTCAGCGGCGCCCGACTGGAACTGGTGGACCGCGAGGACCTGCTCTCACCACCCGCCCTGGAACGCTGTCTGCGCGAGGGCGGCGTCAGCATCGCCCTGCTGACCACCAGCGTCTTCCACCACATGGCCCGGTCCCGGCCACAGGGACTGGGCAGCCTGCGGTTCGTCTCGGCGGGCGGGGAGGCGATGGACGCCGACCTGGCGCGCGCCGTGCTGCGCGCCTGCCCGCACACCACCGTCGTGAACTTCTACGGCCCCACGGAGAACTCGGTCGTCTCCACCTTCCACTTCGTACGGGGGCTGGCCCCGGACGCCGTCAGCGTCCCGATCGGCCGCCCCTTCGGTGCCTCGACCTGCTACGTACTGCGCCCGGACGGCAGCCAGGCGGGCCCTGGCGAGGAAGGCGAGCTGGCGGTCGGCGGGGACGGGCTGGCGCTGGGCTACTTCGGCGACCGGGCGCTGACCGCCGAACGCTTCGTGCCGTCCCCCTTCGGGTCGGGCGAGCGCCTGTACCGCACCGGCGACCGCGTCCTGCGCGGCCCCGACGGCGTACTGGAGCACCTGGGACGCCTGGACCGGCAGCTCAAACTGCGCGGCCACCGCGTGGAGCCGGACGAGGTGGAGGCGCGGCTGCGCAGCCACCCGCACGTCGGCGAGGCCGTGGTGGAACCCGACGCCGAGGCCCGGACCCTGCTGGCCTACGTCACCCCGGCCACGCCCGGCGCTGCGCTGCCGCTGGACGAGCTGCGGCAGCACTGCGCCCAGTGGCTGCCCGCCGCGGCCGTACCGCAACTGATCGCCATGGAGAGTCTGCCGGTGACCAGCGCCGGCAAGGTCGACCGGCGCCGGCTGGTGGCCGGCACCCCGCCGTACACCGGACCGCGTACGGAAGCCGGCGCACGTACGGAAGCCGGCGCACGTACCGTCACGAACCCGGGCGCAGTCACGGACCCGAGCCCCGACGACAGACCCGGCGTCAGGTCCGCTGAGAGGCCCGCTGGCAGGCCCGCTGGCAGACCTGATGACCCCCGTACGGCGGCGCATGCCAGCGGTGAGCCGCTCGCGGACGCGGTGGACGCCTTCGAAGCCGTGGTGACCAAGGCGGAAGCCATCGTCTCGGAGGCGACGACCGGCCAGTCCGCACGCCCCTCCACCGAACCCTTCACCGCCACCGAACCCGACTGCGACACCGTGCACGGCCTGACCGACGTGCTCGCCGAGGTCTGGCACACCGTGCTGCGCGTACGGCCCGCCCCCGGCGACGACTTCTTTCTCATCGGCGGCGACTCCCTGCTGGCGGCCGAAGTGGTCACCCGTACCGTCACGGTGCTGGGCCTGGACGCCGCCCACGGCAGCACGCTCGTACGGGCCCTGCTCAACGACGCCACGCTGGCCGCCTACACCCGCGCCGTCCAGGCGGCCCGCGACGGCGCCGGCTCCCCGTCCGGCGCCTCCCCGTCCGGCCCCGCCACCACCGCCGCCGACTTCGCCCGCGACGCCGAACTGGGCTTCGCGCTGCCGCCGGTCACCGGACCGCCGCCGCGCCCCGACCGGCCGAGTGAGGTGCTGCTGACCGGCGCCAGCGGCTTCGTCGGGGCGTTCCTGCTGGACCGGCTGCTGCGTGCCACCGGCGCCCGGGTGCACTGTCCCGTACGCGCCCACTCCGCCGACCACGCCCGCCGCAGGGTGCACGCCGCCTTCGAACGCTACGGCCTGGACACCGGTGTGCTGTCCGAGGCCCGCGTGGTCTGCTTCCCCTTCGACCTGACCGCGCCCCGGCTGGGCCTGGAGCCGACGCACGCCGACGAACTCGGCCGCCGCCTGGACCTGGTGGTGCACAGCGCCGCCCAGGTCAACTTCCTCTACCCGTACGCCGCACTGCGCGCCGCCAACGTCGAGGGCACCCGCGAACTCATCCGCCTGGCCGCCCCGCGCCGGGTGCCCGTCCACTTCCTGTCCACGGTCGCGGTACTGGCCGGCTTCGGCACCGCCGGCACCCACGAGGTCCGTGAGGACGATCCGCTGGACCACGCCGACCGCCTGACCATGGGCTACGCGGAGAGCAAGTGGGTCGCCGAGCAGTTGCTGCGCAACGCCGCCCGCGAAGGGCTGCCGGTCGCCGTACACCGCCCGTACGAGATCACCGGCGACCGCCGCAGCGGCGCCTGCAACACCGAGACGGCGATCTGCTCACTGTTCAAGACCATCGCCGAGACGGGGCTGGCGCCCGACATCATGCTGCCCATGGACTTCGTCCCCGTCGACCATGTCGCCGAGGCGATCGTCCACATCGCCACCCGTCACCCGGCCGACGGCCGCACCCACCACCACACCAACCCGCGCCCAGCGATGCTGCACGACATGCTCGCCCGCATGCAGGCCGCCGGCTACCGGCTGCGCACCCTCCCGTACGGCGCCTGGGTCGGCGAACTCGTACGCCATGTGGCACGCAACCCCACCAGCGCAACCATGCCGTTCGTCTCACTGTGTGTGGACCGCGGCAACAAGGCCGACATCTCGGTCAAGGAGATGTACCTGCGCGACACCTTCCCCCGTCTGAGCCGCCACAACATCGAACAAGCCCTGGCCGGCAGCGGCCTGCACTGCCCCCCGGTGGACGCGGCCCTCCTGGACCGCTACCTGAACTACTTCTTCGACTCCGGCTACCTCCCCCGCCCCGCCGGCACTTCCGCCCCGCACCCCGCCGATACCCCTGCCCACTCCACCTGA
- a CDS encoding pyridoxamine 5'-phosphate oxidase family protein, producing the protein MLPTMPSDERERFLAGLHVGVLGVPDTRGASPSAPASAPESTPASAPPSPPRSPLLVPIWYRYEPGGEVVVQTARESIKARLIRQAGRFSLCVQDERAPYRYVSVEGPVVQETDPADPAERTALALRYLPEDEARAYLQGTADQLVQDVTFRMRPERWRSADFASFAAALV; encoded by the coding sequence GTGCTGCCCACCATGCCCAGTGACGAGCGCGAGCGGTTCCTCGCCGGCCTCCATGTAGGAGTGCTCGGGGTACCGGACACCCGCGGCGCCTCTCCGTCCGCGCCCGCGTCCGCCCCCGAGTCCACCCCCGCGTCCGCGCCCCCTTCCCCGCCCCGGTCCCCGCTGCTGGTCCCGATCTGGTACCGCTACGAGCCGGGCGGCGAGGTGGTCGTCCAGACGGCGCGGGAGAGCATCAAGGCCCGGCTCATCCGGCAGGCGGGCCGCTTCAGCCTCTGCGTACAGGACGAGCGTGCGCCCTACCGGTACGTCAGCGTCGAGGGACCCGTCGTCCAGGAGACCGACCCGGCCGACCCGGCGGAGCGCACGGCGCTGGCCCTGCGCTACCTCCCGGAGGACGAGGCCCGTGCCTACCTCCAGGGCACCGCCGACCAGCTCGTCCAGGACGTCACCTTCCGGATGCGCCCGGAGCGCTGGCGGTCCGCCGACTTCGCCTCCTTCGCCGCGGCACTGGTCTGA
- a CDS encoding M23 family metallopeptidase: MTTHRSLLLYGITPAVISTLLALTAPHTTDAAAAGAWVRPLSGRPRISEPYGVRGHWKAGHHTGVDFAVPAGTAVASVGPGTVVLAKRHGAYGKAVTIHMTDGHYTLFGHLSRISVRVGRRVRAGTRVGYSGSTGRATGPHLHFEVRTRRGYGSDTDPLAYLARHGVRAVARGVRR; this comes from the coding sequence ATGACCACCCACCGCAGTCTGCTCCTGTACGGCATAACTCCGGCGGTCATCAGCACCCTGCTCGCCCTGACGGCGCCGCACACCACCGACGCCGCCGCGGCCGGGGCGTGGGTCCGTCCGCTGTCCGGCCGGCCGCGGATCTCCGAGCCGTACGGCGTGCGCGGCCACTGGAAGGCGGGGCACCACACCGGCGTCGACTTCGCCGTTCCCGCCGGCACCGCGGTCGCCTCCGTGGGCCCGGGAACGGTCGTCCTCGCCAAGCGCCACGGCGCGTACGGAAAGGCGGTGACCATCCATATGACGGACGGCCACTACACGCTCTTCGGGCACCTCTCCCGTATCTCGGTACGCGTCGGACGCCGGGTACGGGCCGGCACCCGCGTCGGCTACAGCGGCTCCACCGGCCGCGCCACCGGCCCCCACCTGCACTTCGAGGTACGTACCCGGCGCGGCTACGGCTCGGACACCGACCCCCTGGCCTACCTCGCCCGCCACGGCGTACGAGCCGTGGCCCGAGGCGTCCGACGGTGA